A genome region from Sceloporus undulatus isolate JIND9_A2432 ecotype Alabama chromosome 1, SceUnd_v1.1, whole genome shotgun sequence includes the following:
- the B3GNT2 gene encoding N-acetyllactosaminide beta-1,3-N-acetylglucosaminyltransferase 2 yields MSVGRRRLKLLGILMMVNFFIYVIVEVSKSSGQEKNSKSHVILPVNTFWKKFTPHKAYWNKQQQKLEYLYNPILALLFNMTVEERLSSNGSFSNFCDPDPFVASELDGFENLPDRFKDFFHYLRCRNYSLLMDQPHKCKHKPFLLLAIKSLIPHFDRRQAIRESWGKEIKSGDITIVRVFLLGQTPPEDNYPDLSAMLKFESETHQDILLWNYRDTFFNLTLKEVLFLKWVNNTCPDAQFIFKGDDDVFVNTHQILDYLKSLTKEKAKDLFIGDVIKHAGPHRDKKVKYYIPESIYEGSYPPYAGGGGFLYSGELALRLINISDEVLLYPIDDVYIGMCLQKLGLAPENHKGFKTFDIEEKQRNNICSYTNLMLVHSRKPQEIIKIWTNLQDPHLSC; encoded by the coding sequence ATGAGTGTTGGACGCAGAAGACTAAAGTTGCTGGGAATTCTGATGATGGTCAATTTCTTTATATATGTGATTGTGGAAGTCTCAAAGAGCAGTGGCCAAGAGAAAAATTCAAAAAGCCACGTTATATTACCAGTCAACACATTTTGGAAAAAGTTTACTCCTCACAAGGCCTAttggaataaacagcagcagaaGTTGGAATACTTGTATAATCCTAttcttgctttgcttttcaaCATGACTGTGGAAGAAAGGTTATCTTCTAATGGTAGCTTTTCAAACTTCTGTGATCCCGACCCATTTGTAGCTTCAGAACTTGATGGTTTTGAAAACTTGCCAGATCGATTTAAAGATTTCTTTCATTATTTGAGGTGTAGAAATTACTCTTTATTAATGGACCAACCACACAAGTGCAAACATAAACCTTTTCTGCTTCTGGCTATCAAATCACTCATTCCTCATTTTGATAGAAGACAAGCAATTCGAGAGTCTTGGGGAAAAGAAATTAAATCTGGAGACATAACTATTGTAAGAGTCTTCCTGTTAGGCCAGACTCCTCCAGAGGATAATTATCCTGATCTCTCGGCTATGTTGAAATTTGAAAGTGAAACCCACCAAGACATTCTTCTGTGGAACTACAGAGACACTTTCTTCAATTTGACTTTGAAAGAGGTATTGTTTTTGAAATGGGTCAATAATACTTGTCCAGATGCCCAGTTTATTTTTAAGGGAGATGATGATGTTTTTGTGAATACTCATCAGATCCTGGATTACTTGAAAAGTTTAACCAAGGAAAAAGCCAAAGACTTGTTCATAGGTGATGTTATCAAACATGCGGGACCTCATCGTGATAAGAAAGTGAAGTACTATATTCCTGAAAGTATTTATGAAGGTTCTTATCCTCCATATGCAGGAGGCGGTGGGTTTCTCTATTCTGGTGAACTAGCGTTAAGATTAATCAACATATCTGATGAAGTCCTTCTCTATCCTATTGATGATGTCTATATTGGAATGTGCCTTCAGAAACTTGGGCTTGCTCCAGAAAATCACAAAGGCTTCAAAACGTTTGATATTGAAGAGAAGCAAAGGAATAATATTTGTTCATACACAAACCTTATGTTGGTCCACAGCAGGAAACCTCAAGAAATTATTAAGATTTGGACAAACTTGCAGGATCCACATTTAAGTTGTTAA